Proteins co-encoded in one Scatophagus argus isolate fScaArg1 chromosome 11, fScaArg1.pri, whole genome shotgun sequence genomic window:
- the LOC124067656 gene encoding interferon lambda receptor 1-like, which produces MTALIWTLVWLLQVLPAVSQLPKPVNLSLFSRNFHHMLTWAPGPGSPTGVYYRVEVAESSQDKFAAVTGCERVRHPLVCNLTQAFSDKMASYFTQVTAQLDTQTSPSASCPSFEPSRDTELDLPLLTMTPCGKHLCVDLQPPMEHLRNFYEIIEYKLRIKYGDVEREQSTKSLTRLVFQDLSPGRRYCVSVCFSDSVLIRKSNYSQPVCAFTLGGYNKDALISALLSVLVMFVLVVVALLVAAGYVCLTGRQPPWVLTSIFHADSALVLVPQSTSFTSLLYVESTLPSTGENGSNQKPSDESDAESESSESEGDYQLRLAADLLSSCSPSLLPLSAPVPLEPEPDTNSDPTSDSVGPHPVAETRSGGALSDVRNTQPHPPAGGLPDKKEEEEELSKEEKVGDRGSQGVDLLTLTFGREEEEVEEEEVVVEEKSQVEPSAPAGAAPVLSSQTWDMEEAASETVSCSEDEDEDSGYIGRPCTRDLKNLL; this is translated from the exons ATGACGGCTCTCATCTGGACGCTCGTGTGGCTGCTTCAGGTCCTGCCAG CTGTGAGTCAACTCCCCAAGCCTGTCAACTTGTCCCTGTTCTCAAGAAATTTCCATCACATGCTGACGTGGGCACCTGGTCCAGGATCACCCACGGGAGTCTACTACCGTGTCGAGGTCGCCGAGTCGAG CCAGGATAAGTTTGCGGCAGTCACCGGCTGCGAGCGTGTTCGGCACCCCCTGGTTTGCAACCTGACGCAGGCCTTCTCCGACAAGATGGCTTCCTACTTTACCCAGGTTACAGCACAGCTGGACACACAGACGTCACCATCAGCCAGCTGCCCCTCATTCGAACCCAGCAGAGACA CTGAACTGGACCTGCCGCTGCTGACCATGACGCCCTGTGGCAAACATTTGTGTGTGGACCTTCAGCCTCCCATGGAGCACCTGAGGAACTTCTATGAGATTATTGAGTACAAGCTCAGGATCAAGTACGGCGATGTGGAAAGAGAGCag AGCACCAAGTCCCTGACAAGGCTGGTTTTCCAGGATCTGAGCCCCGGCAGGCGGTACTGTGTCTCAGTCTGCTTCTCAGACAGTGTGCTGATCAGGAAGTCCAACTACAGCCAACCTGTGTGTGCCTTCACCCTGGGCGGCTATAACAAAG ACGCTCTCATCTCGgccctgctgtctgtgctggtgATGTTCGTCTTGGTCGTCGTGGCCCTGCTGGTCGCTGCTGGTTACGTCTGCCTGACAGGGAGACAGCCGCCCTGGGTCCTG ACGTCCATCTTTCATGCAGACAGCGCTCTGGTCCTTGTCCCTCAGAGCACGTccttcacctccctcctctaTGTTGAATCAACACTGCCCTCTACAGGCGAGAACGGGAGCAACCAGAAGCCGTCAGACGAGAGCGATGCCGAGAGTGAGAGCAGCGAGAGTGAAGGTGACTATCAGCTGCGCCTGGCCGCTGacctcctctcttcctgctctccGTCTTTGTTGCCTTTGTCGGCTCCTGTGCCTCTCGAGCCGGAGCCCGACACGAACTCAGATCCAACATCAGACTCGGTCGGCCCTCATCCTGTCGCCGAGACCCGATCCGGTGGTGCACTGAGCGACGTTAGGAACACACAACCACATCCTCCTGCTGGCGGTTTGCCCGataaaaaggaggaggaggaggagttgagtaaggaggagaaggtgggagACAGAGGCAGCCAGGGTGTGGACCTCCTCACGTTAACCTTtggcagggaggaggaggaggtggaggaggaggaggtggtggtggaagaGAAATCACAGGTTGAGCCCTCAGCTCCAGCAGGCGCTGCTCCAGTCCTGTCCTCACAAACGTGGGACATGGAGGAAGCTGCTTCGGAAACAGTTTCCTGTTctgaggacgaggacgaggactCTGGATATATCGGCCGTCCATGCACACGAGATCTGAAGAACTTGTTATAG
- the LOC124067657 gene encoding interferon alpha/beta receptor 2-like isoform X3 produces MRRETASHSTVHGGKMGLWTVLVLLTAQLGNAPMDGVVSVSLPAPTNVSITSFNMEHTLSFLPGPETPSSARFAVEILQFRRNSWQQVAGCLELTAGQTCSLTQAFNETFDEYEARVQAFTPNQTSKWTASKRFQPLADTVLGPPDLSVSGCGNCLLLKFKAPTTKGLQQLRDHHVDLVIQVKRTRDGVQFTLSQPYKEEVTITYLQPGVEYCVSVSLKTLFNFKSVTGEAHCAFTSPPQPTDSRTSHLLHSDTANQTLTVYVVYSLLAVFSVLGCLLGGLVVYSTRPSFRLVRPWLSRRRSYLFLGGQSPERAPPERSGQISTTQLHEGDSAECLLPAHRPAEALSISSDEGQDG; encoded by the exons ATGAGACGTGAGACTGCGAGCCACAGCACAGTCCATGGAGGGAAGATGGGCTTGTGGACGGTGCTTGTCCTGCTGACTGCACAGCTGGGTAATGCTCCCATGGACGGAG tggtGTCTGTTTCCCTCCCCGCACCCACCAACGTCTCCATCACTTCCTTCAACATGGAGCACACACTCAGCTTCCTGCCGGGCCCCGAGACCCCGTCCAGCGCCCGCTTTGCTGTCGAGATCCTCCAGTTCAG GAGGAACTCGTGGCAGCAGGTGGCTGGTTGTTTGGAGCTGACGGCCGGACAGACGTGCAGTCTCACCCAAGCGTTTAATGAAACGTTTGATGAGTACGAGGCCCGCGTCCAGGCCTTCACACCCAACCAGACGTCCAAATGGACCGCGTCCAAGCGGTTCCAACCTCTGGCAGACA CTGTGTTGGGACCTCCTGATCTGAGCGTGTCCGGCTGTGGGAACTGTTTGCTCCTGAAGTTCAAAGCTCCTACAACAAAGGGACTCCAGCAGCTGAGGGACCACCATGTAGACCTGGTCATCCAAGTGAAAAGGACCAGGGATGGTGTACAG TTCACGCTGAGTCAGCCTTACAAAGAGGAGGTCACGATCACGTACCTGCAGCCAGGTGTGGAGTACTGTGTGAGCGTCTCCCTGAAAACACTGTTCAACTTCAAGTCTGTGACCGGCGAAGCTCACTGCGCCTTCACCAGCCCTCCTCAGCCCACAGACTCACGTACGTCACACCTGTTGCACTCTGACACCGCAAACCAAACACTCACAG TGTATGTGGTCTACAGCCTGCTGGCTGTGTTCAGCGTGCTGGGCTGTCTCCTCGGCGGACTGGTCGTCTACAGCACTCGGCCGAGCTTCAGATTAGTGCGACCGTGGCTGTCCAGAAGACGC TCGTACTTGTTCCTCGGAGGCCAGAGTCCTGAAAGAGCACCGCCTGAACGCTCGGGTCAGATCTCAACCACGCAGCTCCATGAAGGGGACTCAGCTGAGTGTCTTCTGCCTGCTCACAGACCTGCTGAAGCGCTGAGCATCAGTTCTGACGAGGGACAGGATGGATAG
- the LOC124067657 gene encoding interferon alpha/beta receptor 2-like isoform X5 — protein sequence MRRETASHSTVHGGKMGLWTVLVLLTAQLVVSVSLPAPTNVSITSFNMEHTLSFLPGPETPSSARFAVEILQFRRNSWQQVAGCLELTAGQTCSLTQAFNETFDEYEARVQAFTPNQTSKWTASKRFQPLADTVLGPPDLSVSGCGNCLLLKFKAPTTKGLQQLRDHHVDLVIQVKRTRDGVQFTLSQPYKEEVTITYLQPGVEYCVSVSLKTLFNFKSVTGEAHCAFTSPPQPTDSRTSHLLHSDTANQTLTVYVVYSLLAVFSVLGCLLGGLVVYSTRPSFRLVRPWLSRRRSYLFLGGQSPERAPPERSGQISTTQLHEGDSAECLLPAHRPAEALSISSDEGQDG from the exons ATGAGACGTGAGACTGCGAGCCACAGCACAGTCCATGGAGGGAAGATGGGCTTGTGGACGGTGCTTGTCCTGCTGACTGCACAGCTGG tggtGTCTGTTTCCCTCCCCGCACCCACCAACGTCTCCATCACTTCCTTCAACATGGAGCACACACTCAGCTTCCTGCCGGGCCCCGAGACCCCGTCCAGCGCCCGCTTTGCTGTCGAGATCCTCCAGTTCAG GAGGAACTCGTGGCAGCAGGTGGCTGGTTGTTTGGAGCTGACGGCCGGACAGACGTGCAGTCTCACCCAAGCGTTTAATGAAACGTTTGATGAGTACGAGGCCCGCGTCCAGGCCTTCACACCCAACCAGACGTCCAAATGGACCGCGTCCAAGCGGTTCCAACCTCTGGCAGACA CTGTGTTGGGACCTCCTGATCTGAGCGTGTCCGGCTGTGGGAACTGTTTGCTCCTGAAGTTCAAAGCTCCTACAACAAAGGGACTCCAGCAGCTGAGGGACCACCATGTAGACCTGGTCATCCAAGTGAAAAGGACCAGGGATGGTGTACAG TTCACGCTGAGTCAGCCTTACAAAGAGGAGGTCACGATCACGTACCTGCAGCCAGGTGTGGAGTACTGTGTGAGCGTCTCCCTGAAAACACTGTTCAACTTCAAGTCTGTGACCGGCGAAGCTCACTGCGCCTTCACCAGCCCTCCTCAGCCCACAGACTCACGTACGTCACACCTGTTGCACTCTGACACCGCAAACCAAACACTCACAG TGTATGTGGTCTACAGCCTGCTGGCTGTGTTCAGCGTGCTGGGCTGTCTCCTCGGCGGACTGGTCGTCTACAGCACTCGGCCGAGCTTCAGATTAGTGCGACCGTGGCTGTCCAGAAGACGC TCGTACTTGTTCCTCGGAGGCCAGAGTCCTGAAAGAGCACCGCCTGAACGCTCGGGTCAGATCTCAACCACGCAGCTCCATGAAGGGGACTCAGCTGAGTGTCTTCTGCCTGCTCACAGACCTGCTGAAGCGCTGAGCATCAGTTCTGACGAGGGACAGGATGGATAG
- the LOC124067657 gene encoding interferon alpha/beta receptor 2-like isoform X2, whose product MRRETASHSTVHGGKMGLWTVLVLLTAQLGNAPMDGGVVSVSLPAPTNVSITSFNMEHTLSFLPGPETPSSARFAVEILQFRRNSWQQVAGCLELTAGQTCSLTQAFNETFDEYEARVQAFTPNQTSKWTASKRFQPLADTVLGPPDLSVSGCGNCLLLKFKAPTTKGLQQLRDHHVDLVIQVKRTRDGVQFTLSQPYKEEVTITYLQPGVEYCVSVSLKTLFNFKSVTGEAHCAFTSPPQPTDSRTSHLLHSDTANQTLTVYVVYSLLAVFSVLGCLLGGLVVYSTRPSFRLVRPWLSRRRSYLFLGGQSPERAPPERSGQISTTQLHEGDSAECLLPAHRPAEALSISSDEGQDG is encoded by the exons ATGAGACGTGAGACTGCGAGCCACAGCACAGTCCATGGAGGGAAGATGGGCTTGTGGACGGTGCTTGTCCTGCTGACTGCACAGCTGGGTAATGCTCCCATGGACGGAGGTG tggtGTCTGTTTCCCTCCCCGCACCCACCAACGTCTCCATCACTTCCTTCAACATGGAGCACACACTCAGCTTCCTGCCGGGCCCCGAGACCCCGTCCAGCGCCCGCTTTGCTGTCGAGATCCTCCAGTTCAG GAGGAACTCGTGGCAGCAGGTGGCTGGTTGTTTGGAGCTGACGGCCGGACAGACGTGCAGTCTCACCCAAGCGTTTAATGAAACGTTTGATGAGTACGAGGCCCGCGTCCAGGCCTTCACACCCAACCAGACGTCCAAATGGACCGCGTCCAAGCGGTTCCAACCTCTGGCAGACA CTGTGTTGGGACCTCCTGATCTGAGCGTGTCCGGCTGTGGGAACTGTTTGCTCCTGAAGTTCAAAGCTCCTACAACAAAGGGACTCCAGCAGCTGAGGGACCACCATGTAGACCTGGTCATCCAAGTGAAAAGGACCAGGGATGGTGTACAG TTCACGCTGAGTCAGCCTTACAAAGAGGAGGTCACGATCACGTACCTGCAGCCAGGTGTGGAGTACTGTGTGAGCGTCTCCCTGAAAACACTGTTCAACTTCAAGTCTGTGACCGGCGAAGCTCACTGCGCCTTCACCAGCCCTCCTCAGCCCACAGACTCACGTACGTCACACCTGTTGCACTCTGACACCGCAAACCAAACACTCACAG TGTATGTGGTCTACAGCCTGCTGGCTGTGTTCAGCGTGCTGGGCTGTCTCCTCGGCGGACTGGTCGTCTACAGCACTCGGCCGAGCTTCAGATTAGTGCGACCGTGGCTGTCCAGAAGACGC TCGTACTTGTTCCTCGGAGGCCAGAGTCCTGAAAGAGCACCGCCTGAACGCTCGGGTCAGATCTCAACCACGCAGCTCCATGAAGGGGACTCAGCTGAGTGTCTTCTGCCTGCTCACAGACCTGCTGAAGCGCTGAGCATCAGTTCTGACGAGGGACAGGATGGATAG
- the LOC124067657 gene encoding interferon alpha/beta receptor 2-like isoform X6, with protein MLSSAVLFRLAAQETFLCVCRFWLFNVMQRCKNVRVKCPHSVLSSAVVSVSLPAPTNVSITSFNMEHTLSFLPGPETPSSARFAVEILQFRRNSWQQVAGCLELTAGQTCSLTQAFNETFDEYEARVQAFTPNQTSKWTASKRFQPLADTVLGPPDLSVSGCGNCLLLKFKAPTTKGLQQLRDHHVDLVIQVKRTRDGVQFTLSQPYKEEVTITYLQPGVEYCVSVSLKTLFNFKSVTGEAHCAFTSPPQPTDSRTSHLLHSDTANQTLTVYVVYSLLAVFSVLGCLLGGLVVYSTRPSFRLVRPWLSRRRVRDPAACAGTSRINVVLVPRRPES; from the exons atgctgAGCTCAGCAGTTCTGTTCCGCTTGGCTGCACAGGAAacgtttctgtgtgtttgtagatTTTGGCTCTTCAATGTGATGCAGAGATGTAAGAATGTGAGAGTTAAATGTCCTCATTCTGtcctgtcctctgcagtggtGTCTGTTTCCCTCCCCGCACCCACCAACGTCTCCATCACTTCCTTCAACATGGAGCACACACTCAGCTTCCTGCCGGGCCCCGAGACCCCGTCCAGCGCCCGCTTTGCTGTCGAGATCCTCCAGTTCAG GAGGAACTCGTGGCAGCAGGTGGCTGGTTGTTTGGAGCTGACGGCCGGACAGACGTGCAGTCTCACCCAAGCGTTTAATGAAACGTTTGATGAGTACGAGGCCCGCGTCCAGGCCTTCACACCCAACCAGACGTCCAAATGGACCGCGTCCAAGCGGTTCCAACCTCTGGCAGACA CTGTGTTGGGACCTCCTGATCTGAGCGTGTCCGGCTGTGGGAACTGTTTGCTCCTGAAGTTCAAAGCTCCTACAACAAAGGGACTCCAGCAGCTGAGGGACCACCATGTAGACCTGGTCATCCAAGTGAAAAGGACCAGGGATGGTGTACAG TTCACGCTGAGTCAGCCTTACAAAGAGGAGGTCACGATCACGTACCTGCAGCCAGGTGTGGAGTACTGTGTGAGCGTCTCCCTGAAAACACTGTTCAACTTCAAGTCTGTGACCGGCGAAGCTCACTGCGCCTTCACCAGCCCTCCTCAGCCCACAGACTCACGTACGTCACACCTGTTGCACTCTGACACCGCAAACCAAACACTCACAG TGTATGTGGTCTACAGCCTGCTGGCTGTGTTCAGCGTGCTGGGCTGTCTCCTCGGCGGACTGGTCGTCTACAGCACTCGGCCGAGCTTCAGATTAGTGCGACCGTGGCTGTCCAGAAGACGCGTAAGAGATCCAGCTGCGTGTGCTGGGACATCCAGAATCAATG TCGTACTTGTTCCTCGGAGGCCAGAGTCCTGA
- the LOC124067657 gene encoding interferon alpha/beta receptor 2-like isoform X1: MLSSAVLFRLAAQETFLCVCRFWLFNVMQRCKNVRVKCPHSVLSSAVVSVSLPAPTNVSITSFNMEHTLSFLPGPETPSSARFAVEILQFRRNSWQQVAGCLELTAGQTCSLTQAFNETFDEYEARVQAFTPNQTSKWTASKRFQPLADTVLGPPDLSVSGCGNCLLLKFKAPTTKGLQQLRDHHVDLVIQVKRTRDGVQFTLSQPYKEEVTITYLQPGVEYCVSVSLKTLFNFKSVTGEAHCAFTSPPQPTDSRTSHLLHSDTANQTLTVYVVYSLLAVFSVLGCLLGGLVVYSTRPSFRLVRPWLSRRRSYLFLGGQSPERAPPERSGQISTTQLHEGDSAECLLPAHRPAEALSISSDEGQDG; this comes from the exons atgctgAGCTCAGCAGTTCTGTTCCGCTTGGCTGCACAGGAAacgtttctgtgtgtttgtagatTTTGGCTCTTCAATGTGATGCAGAGATGTAAGAATGTGAGAGTTAAATGTCCTCATTCTGtcctgtcctctgcagtggtGTCTGTTTCCCTCCCCGCACCCACCAACGTCTCCATCACTTCCTTCAACATGGAGCACACACTCAGCTTCCTGCCGGGCCCCGAGACCCCGTCCAGCGCCCGCTTTGCTGTCGAGATCCTCCAGTTCAG GAGGAACTCGTGGCAGCAGGTGGCTGGTTGTTTGGAGCTGACGGCCGGACAGACGTGCAGTCTCACCCAAGCGTTTAATGAAACGTTTGATGAGTACGAGGCCCGCGTCCAGGCCTTCACACCCAACCAGACGTCCAAATGGACCGCGTCCAAGCGGTTCCAACCTCTGGCAGACA CTGTGTTGGGACCTCCTGATCTGAGCGTGTCCGGCTGTGGGAACTGTTTGCTCCTGAAGTTCAAAGCTCCTACAACAAAGGGACTCCAGCAGCTGAGGGACCACCATGTAGACCTGGTCATCCAAGTGAAAAGGACCAGGGATGGTGTACAG TTCACGCTGAGTCAGCCTTACAAAGAGGAGGTCACGATCACGTACCTGCAGCCAGGTGTGGAGTACTGTGTGAGCGTCTCCCTGAAAACACTGTTCAACTTCAAGTCTGTGACCGGCGAAGCTCACTGCGCCTTCACCAGCCCTCCTCAGCCCACAGACTCACGTACGTCACACCTGTTGCACTCTGACACCGCAAACCAAACACTCACAG TGTATGTGGTCTACAGCCTGCTGGCTGTGTTCAGCGTGCTGGGCTGTCTCCTCGGCGGACTGGTCGTCTACAGCACTCGGCCGAGCTTCAGATTAGTGCGACCGTGGCTGTCCAGAAGACGC TCGTACTTGTTCCTCGGAGGCCAGAGTCCTGAAAGAGCACCGCCTGAACGCTCGGGTCAGATCTCAACCACGCAGCTCCATGAAGGGGACTCAGCTGAGTGTCTTCTGCCTGCTCACAGACCTGCTGAAGCGCTGAGCATCAGTTCTGACGAGGGACAGGATGGATAG
- the LOC124067657 gene encoding interferon alpha/beta receptor 2-like isoform X7 yields the protein MLSSAVLFRLAAQETFLCVCRFWLFNVMQRCKNVRVKCPHSVLSSAVVSVSLPAPTNVSITSFNMEHTLSFLPGPETPSSARFAVEILQFRRNSWQQVAGCLELTAGQTCSLTQAFNETFDEYEARVQAFTPNQTSKWTASKRFQPLADTVLGPPDLSVSGCGNCLLLKFKAPTTKGLQQLRDHHVDLVIQVKRTRDGVQFTLSQPYKEEVTITYLQPGVEYCVSVSLKTLFNFKSVTGEAHCAFTSPPQPTDSLYVVYSLLAVFSVLGCLLGGLVVYSTRPSFRLVRPWLSRRRVRDPAACAGTSRINVVLVPRRPES from the exons atgctgAGCTCAGCAGTTCTGTTCCGCTTGGCTGCACAGGAAacgtttctgtgtgtttgtagatTTTGGCTCTTCAATGTGATGCAGAGATGTAAGAATGTGAGAGTTAAATGTCCTCATTCTGtcctgtcctctgcagtggtGTCTGTTTCCCTCCCCGCACCCACCAACGTCTCCATCACTTCCTTCAACATGGAGCACACACTCAGCTTCCTGCCGGGCCCCGAGACCCCGTCCAGCGCCCGCTTTGCTGTCGAGATCCTCCAGTTCAG GAGGAACTCGTGGCAGCAGGTGGCTGGTTGTTTGGAGCTGACGGCCGGACAGACGTGCAGTCTCACCCAAGCGTTTAATGAAACGTTTGATGAGTACGAGGCCCGCGTCCAGGCCTTCACACCCAACCAGACGTCCAAATGGACCGCGTCCAAGCGGTTCCAACCTCTGGCAGACA CTGTGTTGGGACCTCCTGATCTGAGCGTGTCCGGCTGTGGGAACTGTTTGCTCCTGAAGTTCAAAGCTCCTACAACAAAGGGACTCCAGCAGCTGAGGGACCACCATGTAGACCTGGTCATCCAAGTGAAAAGGACCAGGGATGGTGTACAG TTCACGCTGAGTCAGCCTTACAAAGAGGAGGTCACGATCACGTACCTGCAGCCAGGTGTGGAGTACTGTGTGAGCGTCTCCCTGAAAACACTGTTCAACTTCAAGTCTGTGACCGGCGAAGCTCACTGCGCCTTCACCAGCCCTCCTCAGCCCACAGACTCAC TGTATGTGGTCTACAGCCTGCTGGCTGTGTTCAGCGTGCTGGGCTGTCTCCTCGGCGGACTGGTCGTCTACAGCACTCGGCCGAGCTTCAGATTAGTGCGACCGTGGCTGTCCAGAAGACGCGTAAGAGATCCAGCTGCGTGTGCTGGGACATCCAGAATCAATG TCGTACTTGTTCCTCGGAGGCCAGAGTCCTGA
- the LOC124067657 gene encoding interferon alpha/beta receptor 2-like isoform X4 produces MLSSAVLFRLAAQETFLCVCRFWLFNVMQRCKNVRVKCPHSVLSSAVVSVSLPAPTNVSITSFNMEHTLSFLPGPETPSSARFAVEILQFRRNSWQQVAGCLELTAGQTCSLTQAFNETFDEYEARVQAFTPNQTSKWTASKRFQPLADTVLGPPDLSVSGCGNCLLLKFKAPTTKGLQQLRDHHVDLVIQVKRTRDGVQFTLSQPYKEEVTITYLQPGVEYCVSVSLKTLFNFKSVTGEAHCAFTSPPQPTDSLYVVYSLLAVFSVLGCLLGGLVVYSTRPSFRLVRPWLSRRRSYLFLGGQSPERAPPERSGQISTTQLHEGDSAECLLPAHRPAEALSISSDEGQDG; encoded by the exons atgctgAGCTCAGCAGTTCTGTTCCGCTTGGCTGCACAGGAAacgtttctgtgtgtttgtagatTTTGGCTCTTCAATGTGATGCAGAGATGTAAGAATGTGAGAGTTAAATGTCCTCATTCTGtcctgtcctctgcagtggtGTCTGTTTCCCTCCCCGCACCCACCAACGTCTCCATCACTTCCTTCAACATGGAGCACACACTCAGCTTCCTGCCGGGCCCCGAGACCCCGTCCAGCGCCCGCTTTGCTGTCGAGATCCTCCAGTTCAG GAGGAACTCGTGGCAGCAGGTGGCTGGTTGTTTGGAGCTGACGGCCGGACAGACGTGCAGTCTCACCCAAGCGTTTAATGAAACGTTTGATGAGTACGAGGCCCGCGTCCAGGCCTTCACACCCAACCAGACGTCCAAATGGACCGCGTCCAAGCGGTTCCAACCTCTGGCAGACA CTGTGTTGGGACCTCCTGATCTGAGCGTGTCCGGCTGTGGGAACTGTTTGCTCCTGAAGTTCAAAGCTCCTACAACAAAGGGACTCCAGCAGCTGAGGGACCACCATGTAGACCTGGTCATCCAAGTGAAAAGGACCAGGGATGGTGTACAG TTCACGCTGAGTCAGCCTTACAAAGAGGAGGTCACGATCACGTACCTGCAGCCAGGTGTGGAGTACTGTGTGAGCGTCTCCCTGAAAACACTGTTCAACTTCAAGTCTGTGACCGGCGAAGCTCACTGCGCCTTCACCAGCCCTCCTCAGCCCACAGACTCAC TGTATGTGGTCTACAGCCTGCTGGCTGTGTTCAGCGTGCTGGGCTGTCTCCTCGGCGGACTGGTCGTCTACAGCACTCGGCCGAGCTTCAGATTAGTGCGACCGTGGCTGTCCAGAAGACGC TCGTACTTGTTCCTCGGAGGCCAGAGTCCTGAAAGAGCACCGCCTGAACGCTCGGGTCAGATCTCAACCACGCAGCTCCATGAAGGGGACTCAGCTGAGTGTCTTCTGCCTGCTCACAGACCTGCTGAAGCGCTGAGCATCAGTTCTGACGAGGGACAGGATGGATAG
- the crfb4 gene encoding cytokine receptor family member b4, translating into MSPVVCAFILTFSSLCGPTVVSGVLSPPRNVTLTSHNLDLVLRWDPPEGAAANVVYTAQYKSILLHRDGCVNTSALECDFTDNATFSEYGKYWGVVRAQLGAESSAWVESNPLRLDTDTIIGSPNVTLISSGDSIEVSIKDPVFRFSALRNVYSSPTYKITYWKEGQKEKARNISDIEQNRLKLPELNVWTNYCVQVQINTRNPKPSLPSRIVCESTTIKEEAPWVAAVVAFVVMAAAVALVVVAVVYHKSISNFLCPKDALPSHFKEDLLERPNSSMYIAMWNSHPPKEIYHLVSIVAYNNTVEEGRPLEAAAGSSCSTQQDVTVGTK; encoded by the exons ATGTCGCCTGTTGTTTGTGCCTTTATCCTCAccttttcttcactgtgtggaCCCACAG TGGTATCGGGAGTCCTCAGCCCCCCCAGAAATGTCACCCTGACCTCCCACAACCTGGACCTGGTGCTGAGGTGGGATCCACCCGAAGGCGCAGCCGCAAACGTGGTCTACACTGCTCAATACAA GTCGATATTGCTCCACAGAGACGGCTGTGTGAACACCTCCGCACTTGAATGTGACTTCACCGACAACGCCACCTTCAGTGAGTACGGGAAGTACTGGGGCGTTGTGCGGGCGCAGCTGGGCGCTGAGAGCTCCGCCTGGGTGGAGAGCAATCCTCTCCGCTTGGACACCGATA ccaTCATCGGTTCACCGAATGTCACACTCATCTCCAGTGGGGATTCTATTGAAGTCAGCATTAAAGATCCAGTGTTCAGGTTCTCAGCACTCAGGAATGTTTACAGCTCCCCCACCTACAAGATCACCTACTGGAAGGAAGGCCAGAAGGAAAAG GCCAGAAACATCAGCGACATAGAGCAAAACCGCCTGAAGCTGCCTGAGCTGAACGTCTGGACCAATTACTGCGTCCAAGTCCAAATCAACACGAGGAACCCCAAACCCAGCTTGCCCAGCAGAATTGTCTGCGAGAGCACCACCATAA AGGAAGAGGCTCCGTGGGTGGCGGCGGTGGTGGCGTTCGTTGTCATGGCTGCGGCCGTGGCTCTGGTGGTGGTTGCTGTGGTGTATCATAAAAGTATATCCAACTTCCTCTGCCCTAAAGACGCTCTGCCTTCGCATTttaaagag GACCTGCTGGAGCGACCCAACTCGTCCATGTACATAGCCATGTGGAACTCGCACCCGCCTAAGGAGATCTACCATCTGGTGAGCATCGTGGCATACAACAATACCGTGGAGGAAGGGCGCCCtctggaggcagcagcagggagcAGCTGCAGTACACAGCAGGACGTCACAGTGGGGACGAAGtag